Part of the Penaeus vannamei isolate JL-2024 chromosome 17, ASM4276789v1, whole genome shotgun sequence genome is shown below.
ggcatagggagggagagggagacggatatatatttcatatatatatatatatatatatatatatatatatatatatagagagagagagagagagagagagagagagagagagagagagagagagagagagagagagagagagagagagagagaaatatgtatatatatatctatatattatatataatatataatatataatatataatatatatatatatatatatatatatatatgtatatatatatacatatatatatatatatatatatatatacacacatacatacatatatatgcatacatatacatacatatatatatatatgcatacatatacatatacatatacatatacatatatatatatatatatatatatatatatatatatatatatatatatatatatatatatatattatatatatatatatatatatatatatataaaagaaagaagaaagaaagaaatatgtacaaacacatatatatatttaacagataaaagttacattttttttttttctaaacattatTATGCATTTCATTCAGTCATCCAGATATCTAATCTAATTAAGATTTACAAGCAAtgtaaaaagagatagaaatctACTCCTCTTCAAAATCAACATCACTACTCGTCTTATCCTTCAAGCAATAAAGAATTTTCCAAATCTTTCATGTTTACTTCCTCAATGTTTGTTTTAGTTGCACCCTGTGGCCTTCCCCTCTGGTGCCAGTGAGAAGCACCCCCTCTGCCATGCCTGCCCCTGTGAAAGCCCCGTGGAACTCCAACACCAAATGATATCTGCCGTGGAACCTTCTGCTTTGCTCTTTGCAAAATCTGATTATGGCCTTCAGAGCATGTAACATCAGCTGTGAAAATAGTCTCTGGAACACTTTGGTTGCTATTATCATCTGACGTGTTGTCAATCACTTCCTCACATTCCATGGATGCAGATGTTTCATTTTGATTAGGTTTTGTgccatttctgtttttcttctcctttcctaatTTCCTCCAGTTCAAATCATAGCGGAAATCTGCAGGAAATTTATGCAGTCTTATGCAATGGCCCTTTCTCTCAAGAGCATTAGGAAACTTTTCTGGACATGTTTCAAGGAGACACTGGtactgtaaaagagagagaaaaaatgaaatcatTAGACTGaaaccaaaatacaaataaattttcaaatacataaatatctaattTTAGTTTGTCCTCACTA
Proteins encoded:
- the l(2)k10201 gene encoding zinc finger protein 511, producing MSVNDSWNYLLSLGVRHCNWDDPIFAEGMHVCQPLRKVPCIDLDNEEFLHSKVGVIKCSAPRCNKMFDTVAEHAAHQRACHNYGCSLCKQSFPSHHLLDLHLLEVHDSLFQLMAERRPMYQCLLETCPEKFPNALERKGHCIRLHKFPADFRYDLNWRKLGKEKKNRNGTKPNQNETSASMECEEVIDNTSDDNSNQSVPETIFTADVTCSEGHNQILQRAKQKVPRQISFGVGVPRGFHRGRHGRGGASHWHQRGRPQGATKTNIEEVNMKDLENSLLLEG